GAAAAAGAGCGGATGCCGCGCGGTCACTCGACGCCGCCGACGCCGGAGGAGGCGTCCGGCAGGTCGTACGGCGTCGCGTCCAAGCCGAGTTCTTCGAGGGCGGCCGCGAGATGTTCGTCCTTCGCGTAGTCCGCGCCGTCCTCCTCGCGGATTCGCTGCGTGGTCGCGAGCACCTCCGCGCGTCTGTCGTCGGGGATGTCGTACTTGTCGGTCGAAAGTTCGATGACGAGGCCGTTGTTGTCCTGCGTGTAGATGGAGTGGAACACGCCCCGGTCGAAGACGTTGTAGTTGCGGCCGTCCTCCTCCAGTGCCCGCATCACGTCCTCGTAGCGTTCGGGGTCGACGCTGAAACAGAGGTGGTGGACGGCACCGACGGCGCCGCGTTGGCCGTGGGGGTTCGACGGTCGGTCGCCGACGAAGAAGGTGATGATGCGGCCGTCGCCGGTGTCGAAAAACAGGTGCGTCTGAGAGGGGTCGTCGAGGTTCGGTTGCCGGAGGACCAACGGCATCCCGAGCAGGTCCCGATAGAACGCGAGCGTGTCCTCCTCGTTGCTCCCCCAGATGGTGACGTGGTCCGTTCCGGTCGTGTGAACCGGGCTGTCTGGTAACTCCGCGGTCACCGGCGGCGCGTCGTCGTCGGTCATACCTACCGTACGTCTGGGGTACAGATAAGGACTCGCGGACGCGGACGCCACCCGGTTACACCGACGTCAGTGCGCGAGTCCGTTCGACCGGTGACGTTCGCGTCGGCCGGTTACACGCGCGTCCCGAACGCGCTTATTGCTCGCCGACCCGTACCTCCGAGAATGCTCTCGGATACGGTCGGCGTCCACCACGTCTCGGTCGTCACCGGCGACCCACAGCGTACGGTGGCGTTCTACACCGACGTTCTCGGTCTCCGGTTCGTCCTCCGAACGGTGAACTTCGAGGATAAGTTCGTCTACCACCTCTACTTCGGCGATAGCGAGGGCCGCCCCGGAACCGTCCTCACGGCGTTCGCGTATCCCGCGGACGTGGACGGGCGAGACGGCCGCCCCGGAATCTCCGCTGTCCAGTTCGCCGTGCCGACGGGTTCGCTCGGCGAGTGGACCGACAGACTGGCCGAACGCGACGTCGACTACGAGGGACCGACGGACCGGTTCGGCGAACGCCGTCTCTCTCTTTCGGACCCCGACGGAACGCGAATCGAACTGGTCGAGACGGACGCCGAGCGGAGTGAACTCGAAGCGTCCACGTCGTCCGGAGGCGACTCGTGGACGAGTCCGCTTCCCGACGACGCGGCCATCAGCGGCGTCCGCGGCGTCTCAGTCCGATCTACGAGTCCGTACGTCACCG
The genomic region above belongs to Halopelagius inordinatus and contains:
- a CDS encoding VOC family protein; protein product: MTDDDAPPVTAELPDSPVHTTGTDHVTIWGSNEEDTLAFYRDLLGMPLVLRQPNLDDPSQTHLFFDTGDGRIITFFVGDRPSNPHGQRGAVGAVHHLCFSVDPERYEDVMRALEEDGRNYNVFDRGVFHSIYTQDNNGLVIELSTDKYDIPDDRRAEVLATTQRIREEDGADYAKDEHLAAALEELGLDATPYDLPDASSGVGGVE
- a CDS encoding VOC family protein, which codes for MLSDTVGVHHVSVVTGDPQRTVAFYTDVLGLRFVLRTVNFEDKFVYHLYFGDSEGRPGTVLTAFAYPADVDGRDGRPGISAVQFAVPTGSLGEWTDRLAERDVDYEGPTDRFGERRLSLSDPDGTRIELVETDAERSELEASTSSGGDSWTSPLPDDAAISGVRGVSVRSTSPYVTASLLRTFGFELVAEADDAVRYRLPSGRAATVDLLLDDAPYGREGRGSIHHVALAVESEAELHEWRELLSERGFDVSRVKDREFFHSLYVRDPGGVLFELATERPGLGVDAADDAPGASLRLPSWLEEDREMIQSQLPTLTSPEEDDR